The following are from one region of the Pseudodesulfovibrio piezophilus C1TLV30 genome:
- a CDS encoding PstS family phosphate ABC transporter substrate-binding protein: MPKILYTLLVIMTLTVGASSVPAAEHIHLNGSTTMAPVMKKIVQAYREKHPEQTFGITASGSGAGVHGFLHGTTDIAMLSRPMTMAELRQCQQMRLTPSRFIIALDGLIPIIHQNNTISNLTTEQARDIYRGRIRNWAELGGRDSAIIIYTRAKPSASYDLWYEKVLERTEPIPTSIRIASNIDMVDAIARDTNGIGYIGLGFISPLIKALQFDGVEGTEHTVRERRYPLVRTLNLYTKGAPTRAETEFLEFIQSDKGQTIIQKEGFVSIQ; encoded by the coding sequence ATGCCCAAAATACTCTATACTCTGCTAGTAATCATGACTTTAACGGTTGGAGCCTCTTCGGTCCCGGCTGCTGAACATATCCATCTCAACGGCTCGACAACCATGGCACCTGTCATGAAAAAAATTGTGCAGGCGTATAGGGAAAAGCACCCGGAACAGACTTTCGGTATCACAGCGTCGGGTTCCGGGGCCGGAGTACACGGTTTTCTCCACGGAACAACGGATATCGCCATGTTGTCACGACCGATGACAATGGCTGAATTACGCCAGTGCCAACAGATGCGATTAACCCCAAGTCGGTTCATTATCGCCTTGGACGGATTGATCCCAATTATTCATCAGAACAACACCATATCCAACCTGACGACGGAACAAGCGAGAGATATTTATAGAGGACGGATTCGGAACTGGGCGGAACTAGGCGGGAGGGATTCGGCAATAATCATCTATACGAGGGCAAAACCATCGGCTTCGTATGATCTTTGGTATGAGAAAGTCCTGGAACGGACAGAACCAATACCAACAAGCATTCGCATCGCGTCAAACATCGACATGGTTGACGCGATCGCGCGGGACACAAATGGGATTGGCTACATCGGTCTCGGATTTATTTCCCCCTTGATCAAGGCTCTTCAATTCGATGGAGTGGAGGGGACAGAGCACACTGTCCGAGAAAGACGATATCCTCTCGTGAGAACATTGAATCTTTATACCAAAGGTGCTCCAACACGCGCAGAAACAGAATTTCTCGAATTCATCCAAAGTGATAAGGGACAGACAATTATCCAAAAAGAAGGTTTTGTTTCTATACAATAA
- a CDS encoding DEAD/DEAH box helicase, producing the protein MNNENTPDTVNDDAVTDSKFPDMKFEDLPSSLADACAQAGWDKLMPVQEKALPYLLNNTDVMVQARTGSGKTGAFVLPLMEKLDPNIPQCQALVMVPTRELAQQVAQEARLLAGESGINVVAVYGGVGYQQQLDAFREGAQLVVGTPGRILDHLVRRSLLLDSLKVLIFDEADRMLSVGFYPDMVEVKRYLPRNIDGSFMFSATFPQSVLRLAEEFMSTPDFLSLSSDEANVSAITHQFVEVSAMGKERKLIKLIELENPASAIIFANTKRNVEFTAELLSQFGFDAEGLTSDLTQNKREKLMARIKEGKLRFLVATDVAARGIDIPELSHVFMMEPPEDPESYVHRAGRTGRAGASGTAITLVDVIQKMELERIASRFKIKFDEVKDPTEEDVAAIIEERLTALLEKKFRKLTHLQRERAARFLPLAKKYGEAEDTMGLIAMLLDEIYQNTLHGKPAEPELKQHVSQDAKNGSQEGGRRAKNSGNKPSGGRGRQQREMRGEKSHGNGGQENRGRKRQDARSESKERTAADRPERPVRENRPKRVAKDQPKEQPVRQAESSPQQTEDEGGAAKRRRRPRRRRRRS; encoded by the coding sequence ATGAACAACGAAAACACACCCGACACCGTCAACGATGACGCTGTCACTGATTCGAAATTTCCAGACATGAAATTCGAGGATTTACCATCCTCTCTCGCTGATGCCTGTGCCCAGGCTGGTTGGGATAAGTTGATGCCTGTGCAGGAAAAGGCGCTACCATATCTATTGAATAATACTGATGTCATGGTGCAGGCGCGAACAGGGTCAGGCAAAACCGGCGCTTTTGTCCTTCCATTGATGGAGAAGCTTGATCCGAATATTCCGCAATGTCAGGCGCTTGTCATGGTTCCGACTCGTGAACTCGCCCAGCAGGTTGCTCAGGAAGCGCGTCTGTTGGCCGGAGAGAGCGGTATCAATGTCGTGGCTGTCTATGGCGGTGTCGGCTATCAGCAGCAGCTCGATGCTTTTCGCGAAGGTGCCCAGCTTGTTGTGGGAACACCCGGTCGAATTCTCGATCACCTTGTTCGCCGCAGCTTGCTTCTCGATTCTCTCAAGGTCCTGATTTTTGATGAAGCGGACCGCATGTTGTCTGTTGGTTTTTACCCTGACATGGTTGAAGTGAAACGCTACCTGCCGCGCAATATTGACGGGAGTTTCATGTTCTCGGCCACCTTTCCGCAATCTGTGTTGCGGTTGGCCGAAGAATTTATGTCCACGCCCGATTTTTTGAGTCTTTCCAGTGATGAAGCCAATGTTTCGGCGATTACCCATCAGTTTGTGGAAGTTTCTGCCATGGGGAAAGAGCGGAAACTCATCAAGCTCATTGAGTTGGAGAATCCGGCCTCGGCAATTATTTTTGCCAATACAAAGCGCAATGTTGAATTCACGGCGGAACTGCTTTCGCAGTTCGGTTTTGATGCCGAGGGATTGACTTCGGACCTGACGCAAAACAAGCGCGAAAAGCTCATGGCCCGTATCAAGGAAGGCAAGCTGCGCTTTTTGGTTGCAACAGATGTGGCGGCGCGAGGTATTGATATCCCCGAATTGTCACACGTTTTTATGATGGAACCGCCTGAAGACCCGGAAAGTTATGTTCACAGGGCCGGACGTACTGGGCGAGCAGGTGCATCCGGGACAGCAATTACACTGGTTGACGTCATTCAGAAAATGGAACTGGAACGCATTGCCAGTCGTTTCAAAATTAAATTTGATGAGGTCAAAGATCCCACAGAAGAGGATGTTGCAGCCATCATCGAAGAGCGATTGACTGCCTTGTTGGAAAAGAAATTCCGTAAGCTGACCCATTTGCAGAGAGAGCGGGCTGCTCGTTTTCTGCCTCTGGCAAAGAAATATGGTGAGGCTGAAGACACCATGGGGCTGATTGCAATGCTCCTGGACGAAATTTATCAGAATACACTGCACGGAAAGCCTGCCGAGCCGGAATTGAAACAGCACGTTTCACAAGATGCGAAAAATGGCTCGCAAGAGGGCGGCAGAAGAGCAAAAAACAGCGGGAACAAGCCTTCAGGAGGCAGGGGGCGCCAGCAACGGGAAATGCGCGGCGAGAAGAGTCATGGTAATGGAGGGCAGGAAAATCGGGGGAGGAAACGTCAGGACGCCCGTTCGGAGTCCAAAGAACGAACCGCCGCAGATCGTCCTGAACGACCAGTGCGTGAGAATCGGCCCAAACGAGTTGCCAAAGATCAGCCTAAAGAACAGCCTGTGAGACAGGCTGAAAGTTCTCCCCAACAGACCGAGGACGAAGGGGGAGCTGCCAAACGTCGCCGTCGTCCCCGTCGCAGGAGGCGTCGGTCCTAG
- a CDS encoding methyl-accepting chemotaxis protein has translation MTLGFQSKLTLASLFIVVLTITSMAGVNFVNSRSEYLENGIAALEDVSGTLEEMVSMQDRLARKKIVSDLNIFKSIMGISGLPMFEVLYDVDMKIRNQQTGEVADAVIPAFKLGSKYLHETTELVDTMAKTAGVLSSVLQLDSDKLIRVTSTIQDKDGKSVQGLYIPSDSDAYRTIMAGQRYEGVLAIDGTFLVVAYEAIRDFDDNVMGALEVARPLISPDFAKFIQNVNVGGKGYSYVFRQDGSQAVKAKDSEAEAAISAQVLHDRLLSSKGGTIVTPIERDLVQSSVVRFDPWDAYLVTSINTSDLLDGVNARIVKNALVSGALPLVLSIVIIWFVSRQLVAPMNKLAATADDVCKGNFECNFDYNADDAIGRTMESVNHMVREMKNQLGFSRGVLGGVTIPCAVVNLDNKITHINQAAVEVLGKRKTPKEYFGLPLNEVIYHDPKRKTLTEVAMKKREQVEWEISLVRDVDKSTVTLHVVATPIYDLDGERIGAITIWVDLTEERKQKKVVEAKNAIIEEAARDANAIAQSVSASARSLADKINTASNGALEQRDRALEASSGMDEMNASVLEVARNATSTALMSEETSGLARSGADVVNRSVEMMREVFRQSEGLRAQMNELGEHAKGIGAIMGVITDIADQTNLLALNAAIEAARAGEAGRGFAVVADEVRKLAEKTMDATHEVGDYIRSIQQSANNNIESNEKANKSLEECRAMIEQSGESLQAIVSKADEAAAQVQSIAAAAEQQSATSEEINKSTDIVNRIAGETAQSMQDSAAAIDDLNTLAGDLRVAINKMQA, from the coding sequence ATGACCCTTGGATTCCAGAGCAAGTTGACCCTCGCATCTTTGTTCATCGTCGTTCTCACCATCACTTCAATGGCGGGTGTGAATTTCGTGAATTCCAGGAGTGAATATCTTGAAAATGGTATCGCGGCTTTGGAGGATGTCTCCGGCACCTTGGAAGAAATGGTGTCCATGCAGGATCGGCTGGCAAGGAAAAAGATTGTTTCCGATCTCAATATATTCAAATCCATCATGGGGATCAGTGGATTGCCCATGTTCGAAGTCCTCTACGATGTGGATATGAAAATCAGGAACCAGCAGACCGGCGAAGTGGCTGATGCCGTTATTCCGGCCTTCAAATTGGGGTCCAAATATCTGCATGAAACAACAGAGCTTGTCGATACCATGGCTAAAACAGCAGGGGTGCTGTCTTCGGTTCTCCAGCTTGATAGTGATAAACTCATTCGTGTGACATCAACCATTCAGGACAAGGATGGCAAATCCGTTCAGGGGCTTTATATCCCATCTGACAGTGATGCATACAGGACCATCATGGCAGGTCAGCGCTATGAAGGCGTGCTGGCTATTGACGGGACTTTCCTTGTTGTTGCCTACGAAGCTATCCGGGATTTTGATGACAATGTCATGGGGGCATTGGAGGTTGCCCGGCCCCTCATTTCTCCTGATTTTGCCAAGTTCATTCAGAATGTAAACGTGGGAGGGAAGGGGTACTCGTATGTTTTTCGTCAAGATGGCTCCCAGGCGGTGAAAGCCAAAGACAGTGAAGCGGAAGCGGCCATATCAGCACAGGTTCTTCATGACCGATTGCTCTCCAGTAAAGGCGGAACCATTGTGACGCCGATAGAGAGGGACCTCGTGCAATCCAGTGTGGTGCGTTTCGACCCTTGGGATGCCTATCTGGTTACCAGTATCAACACTTCTGATCTTTTGGATGGCGTCAATGCGAGGATTGTCAAAAATGCATTGGTCAGTGGAGCTTTGCCTTTGGTTCTCTCCATAGTCATCATCTGGTTTGTCAGTCGGCAACTGGTCGCTCCCATGAATAAACTTGCTGCCACAGCCGATGATGTCTGCAAGGGGAATTTTGAATGCAATTTCGATTACAACGCCGATGACGCCATAGGGCGTACAATGGAGTCCGTCAATCACATGGTCAGGGAAATGAAGAACCAGCTTGGGTTCAGCCGAGGGGTTCTGGGTGGCGTGACCATCCCCTGCGCTGTCGTCAATTTGGATAACAAGATTACCCATATCAATCAGGCCGCAGTGGAGGTTCTGGGCAAACGTAAAACACCGAAAGAATATTTCGGCCTCCCACTGAATGAGGTCATTTATCATGACCCAAAACGTAAGACCCTGACAGAAGTCGCCATGAAAAAACGGGAGCAGGTGGAGTGGGAAATCAGCCTGGTCCGTGATGTTGACAAGAGTACGGTGACGCTCCATGTCGTGGCAACACCTATTTATGATTTGGATGGGGAGCGTATTGGAGCTATCACCATTTGGGTCGATCTCACGGAAGAACGTAAGCAAAAGAAAGTTGTCGAGGCCAAAAACGCGATTATTGAAGAGGCTGCCCGAGATGCGAATGCCATTGCTCAATCGGTTTCGGCTTCGGCCAGAAGTCTTGCTGACAAGATAAATACTGCCAGCAACGGAGCCTTGGAACAGCGCGACAGGGCTCTGGAAGCCTCTTCAGGAATGGATGAGATGAATGCATCAGTTTTGGAAGTGGCGCGAAACGCCACCTCTACAGCATTGATGTCGGAAGAGACCAGTGGCTTGGCGCGTTCCGGTGCTGATGTTGTCAACCGATCTGTCGAGATGATGCGTGAGGTTTTCCGGCAATCCGAAGGACTTCGGGCGCAGATGAATGAACTCGGCGAGCATGCAAAGGGAATTGGTGCGATCATGGGAGTCATTACCGACATTGCCGATCAAACCAACCTCCTGGCGCTCAATGCGGCTATTGAAGCTGCACGGGCCGGTGAAGCCGGGCGAGGTTTCGCAGTTGTTGCCGATGAGGTGCGCAAACTGGCGGAGAAGACCATGGATGCCACCCATGAAGTGGGGGACTATATCCGGTCTATTCAGCAGAGTGCCAACAACAATATCGAAAGTAACGAAAAGGCGAACAAGTCATTGGAAGAATGTCGGGCCATGATTGAACAGTCTGGTGAGTCGCTGCAAGCCATTGTTTCCAAGGCTGATGAGGCCGCTGCTCAGGTTCAGTCCATCGCCGCTGCTGCCGAGCAGCAATCGGCGACGAGTGAGGAAATCAATAAATCGACAGATATCGTTAATCGTATTGCCGGGGAAACTGCACAATCCATGCAGGATTCTGCTGCGGCCATTGATGACCTCAATACCCTTGCCGGGGACCTCCGTGTAGCCATTAACAAGATGCAGGCCTGA
- a CDS encoding universal stress protein — translation MFNKIMFATSGSPVCDSPAKIAFDLAEREDAELLLFHVLGVPSRGFSVEVTDVRTGDREDLGEDYESWVKEELSNTYDNQLKLYGAKTRILTTVGVPATEILRLARNEGTDMIVMGANTRPEEGGGRYRAIMGNTMLTVSKRARCPVLIVNRPCNTCWNLFSSVVFCTDFSKAADHAFTFALKVAKDVGCPLHIFHAVNILSGELGGKPTQEMIETEIENATEKIKERYLSQITDFNMVEVDVREGAPHVEILKYAREKEGDLIVMAHHSKDIPPEDAEIGTTLEEVVLRSACPVASVNHPDWITD, via the coding sequence ATGTTTAACAAGATCATGTTTGCGACGAGTGGTTCTCCCGTTTGCGACAGCCCGGCCAAGATTGCATTCGACCTTGCCGAACGCGAAGACGCTGAACTTCTGCTTTTTCACGTTCTTGGTGTCCCTTCCAGGGGATTCAGCGTGGAAGTGACGGACGTTCGTACAGGTGACAGGGAAGACCTTGGAGAGGACTACGAGTCTTGGGTCAAGGAAGAACTCAGCAATACCTACGATAACCAGTTGAAACTTTACGGAGCTAAGACGCGAATTTTGACCACGGTTGGTGTTCCGGCCACAGAGATTTTGCGCCTGGCCCGCAACGAAGGAACGGATATGATCGTGATGGGTGCCAACACCCGTCCCGAGGAAGGTGGAGGACGCTACCGCGCAATCATGGGGAATACCATGTTGACCGTTTCCAAGCGTGCCCGCTGTCCTGTGCTTATTGTCAACAGACCGTGCAATACATGCTGGAACCTCTTCTCCAGCGTTGTTTTCTGTACGGATTTTTCCAAAGCCGCTGATCATGCTTTTACCTTTGCCTTGAAGGTCGCCAAGGATGTTGGTTGTCCTTTGCATATTTTCCATGCAGTCAATATCCTGTCCGGTGAGTTGGGTGGCAAGCCGACTCAGGAAATGATTGAAACGGAAATTGAAAACGCGACAGAAAAGATCAAGGAACGGTATTTGTCCCAGATTACGGATTTCAACATGGTGGAAGTCGATGTCCGCGAAGGCGCACCGCATGTCGAAATCTTGAAGTACGCACGGGAAAAGGAAGGAGACCTCATTGTGATGGCTCATCATTCCAAGGATATTCCACCAGAAGATGCCGAAATAGGCACAACTCTGGAAGAGGTCGTACTGCGCTCCGCCTGTCCGGTGGCCAGTGTCAATCATCCTGATTGGATAACGGACTAA
- a CDS encoding YgiQ family radical SAM protein, giving the protein MTMKRSLEEQPSVLPMSRREMDALGWEELDILLVTGDGYVDHPSFGAALLGRWLVHHGFRVGMAAQPRWDRPDDVCLMGRPTLFAGVTAGSLDSMLSHYTAFRKKRSDDAYTPGGVAGNRPNRASIAYTNIVQRAFPGLPVILGGIEASLRRISHYDFWSDSVRRSVLLDSKATAITYGMAENSIVALAKVIRDSEDRSIRALRPLMVSIPGLVVAGARKDVPEDKPVVELPSHEAILDDPQALIRATLLLERQVHQNREIALQEAGGRVVILTPPGEPLDSSGLDELAGLPFSRLPHPSYTERIPAADMIQTSVTTHRGCAGGCSFCTLALHQGRQIRSRSKGSILDEVERITEVKGWNGSISDVGGPSANMWGAHCASDQSKCQRSSCLTPSICKHYTVTQKDFVNLLRSVSDVQSVKHVRVASGWRIDLALTDMKSLACLIREFVGGQAKVAPEHQVDHVLKLMRKPTFSAFRQFLDLFDKESKKAGKKQYVIPYLMSAFPGCTDDDMHALGDWLHSQGWKPEQVQCFIPLPGTAAAAMFHAETDLNGTPLYVAKSDADRLRQHAILMPMHRSSPKGGKAARRGKGPASGKSRGKNRSLGPTSFKSKGDGKKRR; this is encoded by the coding sequence ATGACTATGAAACGATCACTTGAAGAGCAACCTTCCGTTCTTCCTATGTCTCGCAGGGAGATGGATGCTTTGGGATGGGAAGAGCTTGATATTCTTCTTGTCACAGGGGATGGCTATGTTGATCATCCTTCCTTTGGTGCGGCACTCCTTGGACGATGGCTTGTCCATCATGGGTTTCGTGTCGGCATGGCTGCGCAGCCTCGTTGGGATCGTCCAGACGATGTGTGTCTCATGGGGCGGCCAACCCTGTTCGCCGGAGTTACGGCGGGATCGCTTGATTCCATGCTGTCTCACTACACCGCATTTCGCAAGAAACGCAGTGATGACGCATATACTCCGGGAGGGGTGGCTGGCAATCGTCCCAATCGGGCCAGTATTGCCTATACCAATATCGTTCAGCGAGCCTTTCCCGGTTTGCCCGTCATACTGGGGGGCATTGAAGCTTCTCTGCGTCGTATCTCTCATTATGATTTTTGGTCTGATTCTGTGCGTCGGTCGGTTTTATTGGATAGCAAGGCCACAGCCATTACCTATGGTATGGCGGAAAATTCCATAGTGGCTTTAGCAAAGGTCATTCGAGATTCTGAAGATCGATCCATCAGGGCGTTGCGACCGTTGATGGTCTCCATTCCGGGGTTGGTTGTTGCAGGAGCAAGAAAGGATGTCCCGGAGGATAAGCCTGTCGTTGAACTCCCTTCACATGAGGCAATACTGGATGATCCGCAGGCTCTTATCAGGGCGACATTGCTTCTTGAGCGACAGGTTCATCAAAATCGGGAGATAGCTCTTCAGGAGGCTGGGGGCAGGGTGGTCATCCTCACTCCTCCGGGGGAACCTCTTGACTCCTCGGGGTTGGATGAATTGGCCGGACTTCCCTTTTCCCGGTTACCACATCCTTCCTATACAGAACGTATTCCTGCTGCGGATATGATTCAGACTTCCGTGACAACACATAGAGGGTGTGCGGGGGGCTGTTCATTCTGTACCCTGGCTCTGCATCAGGGGCGTCAGATTCGTTCACGTAGCAAAGGGTCTATCCTGGATGAAGTCGAGCGCATTACAGAAGTCAAAGGATGGAACGGCTCCATTAGTGACGTTGGGGGACCCAGTGCGAATATGTGGGGTGCCCATTGCGCTTCAGATCAATCAAAGTGTCAACGTTCCAGTTGTTTGACTCCTTCGATATGTAAACACTACACTGTGACTCAAAAGGATTTCGTCAATCTGTTGCGAAGCGTCTCCGATGTTCAATCGGTGAAGCATGTGCGTGTTGCTTCAGGATGGCGGATTGATCTCGCTTTGACGGATATGAAGTCTCTTGCATGTCTGATTCGTGAATTTGTCGGTGGGCAGGCCAAAGTAGCGCCGGAGCATCAGGTCGACCATGTTCTTAAGTTGATGCGTAAGCCGACTTTTTCTGCATTTCGTCAATTCTTGGATCTTTTTGACAAGGAATCGAAGAAGGCTGGCAAGAAACAGTATGTCATTCCATATCTCATGAGTGCTTTTCCCGGTTGTACCGATGACGACATGCATGCCCTTGGTGATTGGCTTCATTCGCAGGGGTGGAAGCCGGAGCAGGTACAATGTTTTATTCCTCTGCCCGGGACTGCCGCAGCCGCCATGTTCCATGCTGAAACCGATCTTAATGGCACTCCTCTATACGTGGCGAAATCTGATGCCGACAGGCTTCGGCAGCATGCCATATTGATGCCTATGCATCGCAGTTCCCCCAAGGGCGGAAAGGCTGCCCGTCGAGGGAAAGGGCCTGCTTCCGGCAAATCAAGAGGGAAAAACCGCTCTTTGGGTCCAACGTCTTTCAAATCCAAAGGTGATGGCAAGAAACGTCGATAA
- a CDS encoding response regulator: MTNTIKRVLVVDDEMNIRLFLKTLLETSGYEPHLARNAREGLERASELKPDLIILDVMMPGEGGLVMYQGLQEDAGLKKVPVIMLSAVGADTFKHALKIMGVGQSDYPEPFAYVQKPPRPEDIKEIIDNALCAV, translated from the coding sequence ATGACCAATACAATCAAGCGAGTCCTGGTAGTGGATGACGAGATGAACATCCGGTTGTTTCTCAAGACATTGCTTGAGACCAGTGGCTATGAACCACACTTGGCGCGCAATGCCCGTGAAGGTTTGGAGCGGGCCTCGGAGTTGAAGCCGGATTTGATCATTCTTGATGTGATGATGCCCGGAGAGGGGGGATTGGTCATGTACCAAGGGCTTCAGGAAGATGCAGGGTTAAAAAAGGTGCCGGTGATCATGCTCTCCGCTGTGGGAGCTGATACCTTCAAGCATGCGCTCAAAATCATGGGTGTGGGGCAGTCGGATTACCCTGAACCATTCGCTTATGTCCAGAAACCACCCAGGCCGGAAGACATCAAGGAAATCATCGATAACGCGCTGTGCGCGGTTTAG
- the divK gene encoding DVU0259 family response regulator domain-containing protein — MSRKILIIDDDPYIVKYLEDILQDDGFETCAASNVEDALALLKKEKPDLITLDLEMPNEWGPRFYRKMVQEPDHKDTPVIVVSGLSGIHLAIKNAVASFKKPFNPQELLGAIRSALEA; from the coding sequence ATGTCTCGTAAAATACTCATCATCGACGATGATCCTTATATCGTTAAATATCTCGAAGATATCCTTCAGGATGACGGGTTTGAGACCTGTGCTGCATCCAATGTTGAAGATGCCCTTGCTCTGTTGAAAAAGGAAAAACCGGACCTCATCACGCTGGACTTGGAAATGCCCAACGAATGGGGCCCACGGTTCTACAGAAAAATGGTACAGGAGCCGGATCACAAGGACACGCCTGTTATCGTAGTCAGCGGCCTGTCCGGGATTCATCTCGCGATTAAAAATGCAGTCGCATCATTTAAAAAGCCCTTCAACCCTCAGGAACTCCTTGGAGCAATTCGCTCCGCTTTGGAGGCCTAG
- the tmcB gene encoding electron transfer complex ferredoxin TmcB, with protein MSHIADRIIADPGLESGVAKLTSERIEEVVNRVLKGETGAKLKAYQETCMRCGLCSQACHYYMSHDNDPSYSPVSKATDTVYKLMEKKGKVYPYEIYQMAQIAYTECNLCKRCAHYCPIGIDTGYIMSTMRRICYLLDVVPQYISDTAHSHASTMNQMWVKDDEWIDSLQWQEDEARDEFPDLRIPLDKEGADVYYSVIAPEPKFRTQLIYQAAAIMHQAGVDYTMTSGPGWDNSDMCMFVGDFENMGRLKRSHYESAQKLRVKRIVMGECGHAFRSVYDMGNRWLGYRESPVPVIHAVEFYWELLTQGKIKLTGKFDKPVTIQDPCNIIRGRGLMDKLRDVTHMLCDNVIEMSPNREHNYCCCAGGGVINCGPPFKGVRMQGNRVKAEQLAATGVEHIVVPCHNCHGGLEDIIGHYDLGMHAKFLGDIIYELMEKPEGM; from the coding sequence ATGAGTCATATAGCTGACAGAATCATTGCTGATCCCGGCCTTGAGAGTGGGGTGGCCAAACTGACCTCGGAACGGATCGAGGAAGTGGTCAACCGTGTTCTCAAAGGTGAAACCGGGGCCAAACTCAAGGCATATCAGGAAACCTGTATGCGGTGTGGGCTTTGTTCGCAGGCATGTCATTATTACATGTCTCACGACAACGATCCCAGCTATTCCCCTGTAAGCAAAGCAACTGATACAGTTTATAAGTTGATGGAGAAGAAAGGCAAAGTATATCCATATGAGATATATCAGATGGCACAGATCGCATATACCGAATGCAACCTTTGCAAACGGTGCGCTCATTACTGTCCCATAGGTATTGATACCGGATATATTATGTCGACCATGCGCCGAATCTGTTATCTGCTTGATGTCGTGCCACAGTACATCAGTGATACTGCACACTCTCATGCATCAACCATGAATCAGATGTGGGTGAAAGATGACGAGTGGATAGACTCTCTGCAATGGCAGGAAGACGAGGCCAGGGATGAGTTCCCGGATCTGCGGATTCCACTCGATAAGGAAGGGGCCGATGTTTATTATTCGGTCATCGCTCCCGAACCGAAATTCCGCACTCAGCTTATTTATCAGGCCGCAGCGATCATGCATCAGGCCGGGGTCGATTATACCATGACTTCCGGGCCAGGATGGGACAATTCCGATATGTGCATGTTTGTTGGGGATTTTGAAAATATGGGGCGGCTCAAACGCTCTCACTATGAATCCGCTCAAAAACTTCGCGTCAAGCGTATCGTCATGGGCGAGTGTGGCCATGCTTTCCGGTCGGTCTATGACATGGGTAACCGCTGGCTTGGGTATCGGGAGTCTCCGGTTCCGGTGATTCATGCCGTCGAGTTTTACTGGGAGCTTCTGACTCAGGGAAAGATCAAGTTGACCGGAAAGTTCGATAAACCTGTCACTATCCAGGATCCATGCAACATCATCCGAGGCCGAGGTCTCATGGACAAATTGCGCGATGTGACCCACATGCTGTGTGATAATGTCATTGAGATGTCTCCAAACCGTGAACATAACTATTGTTGTTGCGCTGGCGGTGGTGTCATCAACTGCGGTCCTCCTTTCAAAGGGGTGCGCATGCAGGGCAACCGGGTCAAGGCTGAACAACTTGCCGCCACTGGTGTGGAGCACATCGTGGTCCCCTGTCATAATTGTCATGGTGGATTGGAAGATATCATCGGTCATTACGATCTGGGCATGCATGCCAAGTTCCTCGGCGACATCATCTATGAGCTGATGGAAAAACCGGAAGGAATGTAA
- the tmcA gene encoding acidic tetraheme cytochrome c3 TmcA — protein sequence MNKQQMKRLATPMAIIVVLVFIYLIPTAFSQDDMTQVPVTAFTVLERPQVAFNHDMHNEKAEIDDCVVCHHGRTDDGAMDMENSSEGESCDSCHLVKPENGETPLMRAYHRQCIACHVKSLKGPVTCGECHTK from the coding sequence ATGAACAAACAACAAATGAAACGGCTGGCGACCCCCATGGCGATTATCGTCGTCCTGGTGTTCATCTACCTGATACCTACTGCTTTCTCGCAAGACGATATGACACAGGTTCCTGTCACGGCATTTACCGTACTTGAGCGACCACAGGTCGCCTTTAATCATGACATGCATAATGAGAAGGCGGAGATCGACGATTGTGTAGTCTGCCATCACGGTCGTACTGACGATGGTGCAATGGATATGGAAAATTCGAGTGAAGGCGAGTCCTGTGACTCCTGCCACCTAGTGAAACCTGAAAACGGTGAAACGCCGCTCATGCGAGCCTATCACCGTCAATGCATCGCCTGTCATGTCAAATCCCTCAAGGGACCAGTGACTTGTGGCGAGTGTCACACGAAATAA